TATTTCTCAATGTTTTTAGGCGAACATTGCACatcataaaattatatctaacattattttttgaaagttttaaaattctCAACCCTAAGTGAAAGAGTAAAAGAGATTTAAAGTAGTCTCATAATATTTATTACAGTCAAtaaagattttgaagatgtgtCATGCAGAATTTACTGATcactatttatatatgtatgcatgcatgtatgtatgtatgtatatcctATTCATATATGCATGGTTTTAATACATGTCAACATGTCATTTAATTATCAAAGCAGagataatatatttaacatatcTTGGCCGCATTCAGTAATTATAAAGTAAATGTTAGGAGAGAAGATCCTTCttaatgtgtgtatatatacacatacaaccATAGAtacatatacatgttagaaaTAACTTATTACATAAACATGTTAGAAATAATTTATTAGAGTCCCAATATGAAATAAAGAGCAACAACATTTATCTCAAGAGACAAATTTGATTGAGACTAGTATTGGAAAAAGATCATTTTGCCAAAAAGCTAAAGTCTCTCTCTAAGGAGAGTTCCAGTCCTCGTTGGGGAGAGTCCAAAGTAAAGTACGATGGAAGATATAGAAGATCGGTGGAGTAACTTGAGGCCTACGGAGGAACAAGAAGAAGTCATTGAGTTCCCTCAGGGATGTGAAGATGAAATACATCGCAAGGGAGAGAGAAGTCTTATTGGAAAGATATGCTCAGACCGTGAGGTGGGTAAGGAAGTTATAGCTAGTGCAATGGGGAAAATTTGGAGAATAAGTAAACGTGTTGTGTTCCAAGAGGTTGGGAAAAATGTCTTCGTTATTACGTTTGCCTACCACGCAGATAGACAGAGGATTCTGGCTGGAAAACCATGGCTCTTTGCAAACGTATTATTCTTGATTATGCCTTACAATGGGAACTTACAACCAGGGAAGATGCATGCAGACAAAGAAGCATTCTGGTTACAAATACATAACTTGCCATTAGGATTCATGACGGAAGATTGGGGAAGGCGTATAGGAGAATCGGTAAGGAATGTATTAGATGTAGATGCAGATGAGGATGGAGTAGGATGGGGCAAATGCCTAAGGGTGAAGGTCGAAATGAATCTCCAGAAACCCATAGCCAGGGGGAGAACTATAATGGCGAATAGAAAGAAGGTGTGGCTTAATTTCAAGTACGAAAAGCTTCCCAAAATTTGCCTCAGCTGTGGGTGGATATTACACAGTGAAAGTGGCTGCGTGAAGGAAGGGGGAGGCAACCAAGATTCCATCTCCCAGTTTGGTTCGTGGCTACGAGCAGAGGATAGTTACAGACGATGCCCAGCTTTTATTTCCTCAAATGGT
This genomic interval from Carya illinoinensis cultivar Pawnee chromosome 10, C.illinoinensisPawnee_v1, whole genome shotgun sequence contains the following:
- the LOC122278503 gene encoding uncharacterized protein LOC122278503, with the translated sequence MEDIEDRWSNLRPTEEQEEVIEFPQGCEDEIHRKGERSLIGKICSDREVGKEVIASAMGKIWRISKRVVFQEVGKNVFVITFAYHADRQRILAGKPWLFANVLFLIMPYNGNLQPGKMHADKEAFWLQIHNLPLGFMTEDWGRRIGESVRNVLDVDADEDGVGWGKCLRVKVEMNLQKPIARGRTIMANRKKVWLNFKYEKLPKICLSCGWILHSESGCVKEGGGNQDSISQFGSWLRAEDSYRRCPAFISSNGNSNGREDGRQDPTKEAGRGETEGSIGSTASRRQTEDPSQKQNTKGVVGSENYGPRGRMAPADARQRNLVGNGGKLVAGVEDDGTRYGATKRVGENLHSVGSMQEDEVQAGRETLERTRALIVTGLMEEALDKPNRNNRPINQSHVRIYGEGKRPAHDSTVFNSQLILSDQAEGVISPNQGSRRWKRQARGQGSTSKEGGLRPGIKRPAETKEEIHTTPLKKRRGKNPSLRSNGIITSESVEARDQPHQMP